Within Candidatus Methylomirabilota bacterium, the genomic segment CCAGTGCGGCTACACGTGGGGCGAGCGGACCCTGGGCGTGATGCCCCTCTACCACACGATGGGGATCCATTCGCTGACGAGCATGGCGGCGGTCAACGGCGGCTTCGTCTGCCAGCCCGACTGGTCGGCCGCCGGCGCGCTCCGCCTCATCGCGCGGGAGCGGCTGACGGCGCTCTACCTGATCCCGACGCTCTTCTACGAGCTGGTGCACGCACCGGAGCTCGCCCAGGCCGACGTCGCCTCGGTGAGGAAGCTCGCGTACGCGGGCGCGCCGATGCTCGTGCCGCTCACCGAGGCGTGCGCGAAGGCGTTCCGGCCCGACGTCTTCGTCAATCACTACGGCTCGACGGAGATCTACACGTTCTCGATCTTCCCCGACGTGCGCGTGAAGCCTGGCTGCGCGGGCCGTGCGGGGCTCCACGCCAAGCTCCGCGTCGTCGCGGCGAGCGCCGAGCACCGGGTCGGGCCCGGCGAGGCCGTGCCGCCCGGGACGAAGGGCGAGATCATCGCGAGCCTCGAGTCCGACGAGGCGTTCGCCGGCTACTGGAACCGCCCCGACGCCGATGCGCGCGCGCTCCGCGACGGCTGGTACTTCACGGGCGACATGGGCTGGGTGGACGCCGACGGCGACCTCTGGGTCGCCGGCCGGGTGGACGACATGATCATCAGCGGCGGCGAGAACATCCATCCGGTCGAGGTCGAGGACGCGCTGGCGCGCCACCCGCGCGTCCGCGACGTGGCGGTCGTCGGCGAGCCGGACGAGAAATGGGGCGAGCGCGTCGTCGCGTTCGTCGTCGCGCGCGAGCCCGGCCTCACGCCCGAGGCGCTCGACGCGTACTGCCGCGAGAGCGGCGACCTCGCCGCCTTCAAGCGACCCAGGCGGTTCGTCTTCGTCAGCGAGATCCCCAAGACCGCGTCGGGCAAGATCCTGCGCCGGCTGCTCCGCGACGGCCGGTACACGGAGGTTCATCCATGAGCGAGTTCCTGAGGGTCGAGCGGGCGGGCGCCGTCGCGACGATCTGGATCGACCGCCAGCCGAAGATGAACACGCTGACGGTCGCGATGCGGAACGAGTTCCCGGGGATCTTCCGGGCTCTCGAGGCCGACGACGCGATCCGGGTCGTCGTCGTCCGCGGGGCGGGCGGCAAGGCCTTCAGTGCCGGCGGCGACGTCTCGGAGTTCCTGACGCTCGCGCCCGCCGACCTGGAGCTGTGGGGAGACACGCTGACCTCCGCCGAGCGCTGCCGCAAGCCGGTGATCGCCGCGATCGACGGGTATACGATGGGGGCCGGTCTCGAGCTGGCGGTCGCGTGCGACTTCCGGATCGCGACGCTGCGCTCCGAGTTCGCCTTCCCCGAGGTGAGGCTCGGCATGATCCCCGGGAGCGGCGGCACGCAGCGCGCGCTGCGCCTCATGGGCATGACGCGCGGCAAGCTCTTCATGATGACGGGCCGGCGGATCTCGGCCGCCGAGGCCGAGGCGTGGGGGTTGATCACCCAGGCGGTGCCGCACGAGAAGCTCGACGAGACGGTGGGGGCGCTCGCCGGCGACCTGGCCGAGAAGGCGCCGCTCGCGCTCCGGACCCTCAAGATGGTGCTGAACCGGGGCGCCGAGGCGCCGCTCGAGACGGCGCTCGAGCTCGAGCGCAAGGCCTACGCGTGGCTCCGGTCCACGCACGACTACGCCGAGGGCGTGACCGCGTTCCTCGAGAAGCGACCGCCGAAGTACACGGGGAGATGACGCCGTGGCCCACTCGTTCGGCCTGATCCTCGCGAACCGCGCCGTCGTGCTCGGCGTCGTGAAGGCCCGCGACCTCGTGGACCTCACCGTGGAGGCCGAGCGCTCGGGCGCCTTCGACGCCGTCTGGGTCGGGGACAGCCTCCTCGCCAAGCCTCGCCTCGAGTCCGTCACGCTGTTGTCCGCCCTCGCCGGCGTGACGGCGAAGGTGAGGCTCGCGGTCGGGTGCATGGCGACCTTCGTGCACCGCCACCCGGTGATGCTCGCCCACCAGTGGGCGAGCCTCGACGCGATCTCGGGCGGGCGCGCCTGGCTCGTCGCCTGCCTCGGCGGGCCCAGCGACGCGAACGCCGCGCAGGCGGCCGAGCACGCCGTCATGGGCGTGGCGTCGGCCGAGCGGCCGGGACGCCTCGAGGAGGGCGTCGAGATCCTGCGAAAGCTCTTCGGCGGGAAGAACGTCTCGCACCGTGGCCGGTTCTATGCGTTCGAGGGCGTCACGCTGGAGCCGCGACCGCTGCAGCAGCCGTGCCCGATCTGGATCGCGTCGAACCCGACGGGGCTCACGTGGAAGGGCGGCGCGTCGGCGTCCGAGCCGGCCGTCGAGCGCGCCTACCGCCGCGTCGCGCGCTACGCCGACGGCTGGATGACCAACAAGCTCTCGCCCCCGGAGTTCCGCCGGGAGTTCGCGCGCATCCAGGCCATGGCGAGCGAGGAGGGGCGCGACCCGGCGAAGCTCGGGAGCGCGCTCTACCACAACGTCAACATCAACGAGGACCGCCAGAAGGCGCTCGAGGAGTCGAAGGCGTTCCTCGACACGTACTACACGGCGAAGTTCACGCCGAAGTTCGTCGAGCAGTGGACCGTCGCGGGGAGCCCGGCGCAGTGCATCGCAGAGCTGCGCGCGTACTTCGACGCCGGCGTCGGCCACATGGCGCTCCGGCTCACGTCCTGGGACCAGCGGGGCCAGTTCAAGCGGTTCCTCGGCGAAGTGGCGCCCGCCTTCGGAGGCCGCTGATGCTCAAGGGGATCGACCACATCGTCATCGCCGTGCCCGACCTGGACGTCGCGCGGAAGAGCTACGAGGCGCTCGGCTTCAGCGTGGTGCCGGGCGGCCGCCATCCCGTCGGCACCCACAACGCGCTGATCGCGTTTGCCGACGGCGCATACGTCGAGTTGATCGCGTTCTACGAGAAGAACCCGGCCCACAAGTGGTGGACGCCGCTCCAGAAGGGCGGGGGCCTCGTGGACTTCTGCATGCAGACCGACGACCTCCTCGGTGACACCGCGGCCTTTCGGAAGGCGGGGGTCGCGATCGACGATCCGTCGCCGCTCAGCCGCCTACGGCCCGACGGCTACCAGCTCAAGTGGGTGCTCTCGATCCCGCGCGGGGACCATCGGGGGATCGCGCCGTTCCTCATCCAGGACGAGACGCCGCGCGACGAGCGCATCCCGCGTGAGACGCGCCACGCGAACGGCGTGACGGGGATCGGGAGCGTCGCCGTGGCGGTCGACGGCGTGGCGCCGGTCGCGGCGTGGTACGTAGAGGTCCTGCGGCGGCCGGGACAGCCCGTCCAGCGTCCCGAGCTGGACGGCGCCGGCATGAGGTTCACGATCGGGCCGCACGCGCTCGACTTCGTCGCGCCGCGGGGACGAGTGGGTCCGCTGACGGACTGGCTCGCGGCGCGCGGGGCTTCGCCCTACGCCGCCACGCTCAGGGCCCCGAAGCCGGGCGTCCTCGACCCCACGAAGACCCTCGGGGCACGACTCACGATAGTCGGCTGATGCCGTACATGGACATGCGCGAGTGGATCGGGCGGCTCGAGAAGGAAGGCGAGCTGCGCCGGGTCACCGCGGAGGTCGACTGGGATCGCGAGCTCGGCGCGATCACCCGGCGCGTCCTCGAGAAGAAGGGTCCGGCGCTCCTCTTCGAGAGCATCAAGGGCTACGAGAAGGCGCGCTGCACGAAGCTCTTCACGAGCGGGCTCGGCAGCCGCGGGCGGCTGGCGCTCGCGCTCGGCTTTCCCAAGGACACCTCGAACCGCGAGTTGGTCCAGTACGTCATGAAGAAGAACCGCGAGACGCTCCCGCCGCGGATCGTATCGGGCGGACCCGTGAAGGAGGTCGTCGTCAGGGGCGCCGAGGTGGACCAGACGGAGTTCCCCGTCCCGAAGTGGCACTACCTCGAGGGCGGACGCTACATCCACACGTTTTCCGCGATCGTCACGCGCGATCCCGAGACGCGCGCGATGAACGTCGGGATCTACCGCGGCATGATCGGCAAGAAGAACACGACGCCCTTTCTCCTCATCAAGGGCGGCCAGCACTGGGGCCAGCACTTCCTGAAGTGGGCGGCGCGCGGCGAGCCGATGCCCGTCGCGTGCGTCATCGGCTGGGACCCGATCATGCCCTTCCTCGCGGGCTCGCCGATCCCCGCGGGCGTCTGCGAGTGGGACGTGATGGGCGCCTATCGCGGGGAGCCGGCGGAGCTGGTCCGCTGCGAGACGGTGGACCTCGAGGTCCCGGCGAGAGCCGAGATCGTCCTCGAGGGCCTCATCAGCGACGACCCGGCGACGTATGAGGTCGAGGGGCCCTTCGGCGAGTTCACCGGCTACGTCTCCGACATCCCGACGCCGCGGCCGAGCATGCGGATCTCGTGCATCACGCACCGGCGCGACCCGATCTTCCGCGGGTCGCTCGAGGGCACGCTGCCCGGCTCCTACAGCGAGAACAGCGTCATGTCCTCCGTGCAGCGCGCGGCGATCGCGTGGAACATCCTCACCGCCGCCGGCATTCCCGGCGTGCGCGACGTCTTCGTGCCGCCGATCACCAACGGCGTGAACATCGTCGTCCAGATCGCGAAGGCCTACCAGGGCCAGCCGAAGCAGATCGCCGCCGCGCTCTGGGGGAACAGCGCCGCGCAGTTCCGTTACAAGCACGTGACGGTCGTCGAGGACGACATCGATCCGTCGTCGTACGAGCAGGTGGACTGGGCGTTCGCCCACCGCGTGAACGCGGGCGAGGAGGGCATCGTGGTCTTCCCGGGCATCTTCGGCTCGCCGATCGACCCGAGCACGCCGCTCGAGGACCGCGACGTGGCGCGGCTCGGCACCGGCCTCTGGAACCGCGTGCTCATCGACGCGACGCGCTCCTGGAAGTTCGAGCGGCGGCCCGAGTGGGGGGGCGAGCGCTTCCCGCCGACGGTGCGCCCGGCGGCCGAGGACGAGGCGCGCGTGCGCGCGCGCTGGAGCGAGCTCGGGCTCGGCGACCTCTGATGAAGATCACGGGCGTCGAGGCGATCCCCCTGGCGATCCCGCTCGCGCCGGCCACCCCGCCCTCGCCGTGGGCGTCGGGCATCGGCCGCCAGGTGCTCGTGCGCGTGACGACCGACGAGGGGCTGACGGGCTGGGGCGAGTGCTTCGCCTACGGCGTGCCGCTCGCGGTCTGCGCGGTCGTCGAGGACGCGCTGGCGCCGCTCGTCCTCGGCCAGGACCCGACGCGGATCGAGCACCTCGTGGACACGATGCACCGGGCGCTGATGATCTGGGGGCGCCGCGGGCTGGCGATGATGGCGGTGAGCGGCGTCGAGCTCGCGCTCTGGGACCTCACGGGCAAGGCGCGAGGCGTGCCGGTCTACCAGCTCCTCGGCGGGCTCTGTACGTCCCACGCGCGCGTCTACGCGAGCCTCCTGCGCTACGAGACGCCGGCGAAGGTGCGTCAGGGCGTCTCGGCGGCGCTCGTCCTCGGCTTCACCGCGGTCAAGCTCCACCAGACCGACGTCCAGTCGGTCGCCGAGGCGCGTGAGGTCGCGGGCCCCGACGTCGAGCTGATGCTCGACACCAACTGCCCGTGGAGCGTGGAGGAGGCGATCCGGATCGGCGGCCAGCTCGAACGCCACGACCTGCGCTGGCTCGAGGAGCCCGTGTGGCCGCCCGAGGACTACGACGGGCTCGCGCGCGTGCGCGCGGCGCTCCGCACGCCGATCGCGTGCGGGGAGAACGAGGCGACGGCGTTCGCCTTCAGGGCGATCCTCGACGCGGGGGCCGCGGACATCGTCCAGCCGAGCGTGACGAAGGTGGGCGGGATCCTCGAGATGAAGAAGATCGCGACGCTCGCTGCGGCGGCGGGTGTTACGTTCGTGCCGCACTCGTTTTATTTCGGGCCCGGCCTCGCGGCGACGCTCCACGTCGTCGCGTCCACGCCGGGCGTCCCCTACGTCGAATTCCCGCCGGGCCAGCTCGCGGCGCCGCTGCTCGCCGAGCCCATCCGCTGCGCGGGCGGCGCCGTCACGATCCCCGACCGGCCGGGGCTCGGCGCCGATCCCGACCCGGACACGCTCCAGCGCTACCCGTACCGCCGCGAGGCCGCGCGCCCCTTCTACCTGACGTAGCCCGCTACTTCGCTTCCGGCAGTCCCGCGGCCTTGCGGATCTTCGCGAGCTGGCCCGTGTGGTCGCCCCAGTGGTTCTCGTACATGGCGCCCACGTAGACGTGGATCGCGATCTCGTCTGTGCCCATGAACTGTTTGAAGAGCGGGATCCGCGCCTTGCGTCCCATGTCGGCGTCGGAGAGCCCCTCGAGGTACGTGAAGACGCCCCGCCGCTGGGCGTCGAGCGCGTCGGCGAGCTGCTTGAGCGTCATCTTCTGCCGTTCGGGCGTGAGGTGCGTCTGGCCGGGCGTGACCTCGATGACCGGCAGGTTGCCCGTCGTGAAGCTCTTGAGGCGCGCGCCGAAATCGATGCCGGGATCGAAGAGCAGGTGGGAGAGGACCTCGCGCACCGTCCACTCGCCCGGCTTCTCCGGGCGGTCCACGTGAGGCTCCATCCCCTGGAGCTGCTTGCTGAGACTCGCCCACGAGACGTCGGTGCGCTTTCTGAGATCTTCGACGGTCTTGGTCGCCATGGCTCGTACCTCCAGCGGTAGGCTACCACGGCGCGCTATCATGGCCGGCGATGGAGATCATCCAGGCGGCAAGCGCCGGCGACATCGAGCGGGTGAAGGAGCTCTTCCGCGAGTACGAGAAGTCGCTCGACGTCGACCTCTGCTTCCAGGGGTTCGAGCAGGAGCTCGCGGGCCTGCCCGGCGCCTACACTCCACCGAGGGGACGCCTTCTGCTCGCTATCGACGGCGGCCGGCCCGCGGGCTGCGTCGCGCTCCGGCCGCTCGGCCCCGACGCGTGCGAGATGAAGCGCCTCTACCTCCGCCCCGAGCTCCGGGGCCGGCGCGTCGGGCGGCTCCTCGCTGACCGGGTCATCGCCGAGGCGCGCGCGATCGGCTACGCGCGCATGCGCCTCGACACGCTGCCCGCCATGACGGAAGCGATCGCGATGTACCGCGCGCTCGGCTTCGCGGAGATCGCGCCGTACTACGCGAACCCCGTCCCCGGCGCGCTCTTCATGGAGCTCGCCCTCCGCTGAGCGACCGCCGTTCGAGCGCCGGCTTTGCCGGCGCAACGGAGATTCGTCTGAGGAGGAATCGGAGGGGGCGCCTCGTCCCCTCCGATGTGATTGATCCGCCGGCTTTGCCGGCGCAACGGAGATTCGTCTGGGGAGGAATCGGAGGGGGCGCCTCGCCCCCTCCGAGTGACTAGGCGCGGGCGGGCTCGGCGACGGACGCGCGCAGGACGAGGCAGAGCGGGATCGTCGCCAGCACGAGCGTCGCCACGGTGAGGAGCGTCGCGCTGACGCCGACCGCGTCGCCGAGCAGGCCGTAGACCGTCGGCGCGCTCGCCGAGGCCCCGACCGTCAGCGTGTAGTAGAGGCCGTAGGCGCGCGAGCGGCGGTCGGCGGTGACGAGGTCCGCCACCGTGGCGTACAGGACCGAGGACGTCCCGTTGAGCGCGACGCCGAGCGGCAGTAGGACCGCCAGCGCCACCGGCAGCGGCGCGGCGACGATCGCGGCGATGCCGAGCGCCGTCGCGCCTTCCGTCAGCACGACCGTCCGGATGACGCCGACGCGCTCGGCGACGACGCCGCAGACGAACTTGCCGACCGCGCCTCCCGCGAACACGAGCGCCAGCGCGGTCCCCACGCCGGCGACCGTCAGGCCCTTGGCGATCAGCGCGAAGGGGAGGAAGGTGAGGAGCCCCGTGCGCGTCGCGTTGTCGATCATGCCGACGGCGGCGAGGGCCTGGAAGCCGCGCGCGTCCTTGATGCCCCAGCCGCTCTGCGCCCGCGCCGCCTCGCGCGCCGCGGCCGCGTCGACGCCGCCCGTCCCGAGCCGCGCAAGGATCGCGAAGATCGCGAGCGCGGCGACGAGCCCGACGACGCCGTAGCCCGCGGCGGCCGCGCGCCAGCCGATGGTCGTCGCGGCGAACGCGACGACGGCGGGCACCGCGACCTTGCCGAGATCACCCGCGAAGTTGTAGGTGCCGAGCGCCGTGCGCCGGGCGCCTGTCTCGTACGCCTTCGAGACGATCGACGACGACAGCGGATGCTGGACCCCCGAGCCGAGGCCCGCGACGAGGAGGAGCAGCAGGAGCGACGCGAACCCGCCGGCCCAGGCGCCCGCGGCGATGAAGCCGCACGCGGTCACCGCGGTGCCCGCGGCGAGCAGCCGCCGCTCGCCCCAGCGCTCCGCGAGGAGCCCCGCCGGGAGCTGGAACGCCGCCATCGCGCCGGAGTAGAAGGTCCGGATCAGCCCGACCTGCGCGTACACGAGCCCGAACTCCCGGGCCCAGACCGGCAGGAGCACGTAGAGGATGTCCGAGAAGCCGTCGTGGACGAAGTGGGTGCCCGAGGCGGTGGCCAGCACCGCGCGCGGTCGCGTCTTCACGTCGAGTAGAATACCGCAGGGAGGGTGGTCCATGACGATCAGCATCACCCGCGTCTACACCCGCACGGGCGACCGGGGGGAGACCGGGCTCGTCGGCGGCAAGCGCGTGCCCAAGGATTCGCCGCGCATCGTCGCCTACGGCACGATCGACGAGCTGAACGCGATCGTCGGGATCGTCCGCACCTTCAACGAGGAGCGCCTGGCCGAGGGCGCCCACCACCGCTGGCTCGACGAGGCGCTGCGCAAGATCCAGAACGAGCTGTTCGACCTCGGCAGCGAGCTGGCGACGCCGCCGGAGGCCGAGTACGAGGGGATGTTCAAGGTCGGCGAGGCGGAGGTGACGGCGCTCGAGCGCCTCATGGATCACTGCCAGAAGGACCTCGAGCCGCTGAAGTCGTTCACGCTGCCCGGCGGCGGGCGCATCAACGCGTTCCTCCACCAGGCGCGGACCGTCTGCCGCCGCGCGGAGCGCGAGGTCTTGAAGCTCTCGCGCGCGGAGCCGATCAACGAGTGGGCCCTCCGCTACGTCAACCGTCTGAGCGACGCCTTCTTCGTCCTCGGCCGCTGGGTCGGCAAGCGTATGGGCGAGAAGGAGTACCTCTGGGAGCGCGGGCTCGCGAGCCACGCCCGCCCCAAAAGGAAGCGCTCATGAAATTCGGCCTCTTCTACGAGCTGTCGGTGCCGCGCCCGTGGACGCGCGAGACCGAGCGCACCGTCTACGACAACGCCCTCGAGCAGGTGCGGCTCGCCGACGAGCTCGGCTTCGACCAGGTCTGGGCCGTCGAGCACCACTTCCTCGAGGAGTACTCGCACTGCCCGGCGCCCGAGCTCTTCCTCACCGCCTGCGCGATGATCACGAAGAAGATCCGCGTCGGCCACGGGATCATCGTCTGCGTGCCCGAGTTCAACCACCCGATCAAGATCGCCGAGCGCACCGCGGTGCTCGACATCCTCTCGGGCGGCCGCCTCGAGGTC encodes:
- a CDS encoding AMP-binding protein, whose amino-acid sequence is AERCAAVARGLARLGVGKGDRVLIALKNRLEHVVVYWALQTLGGVPTPVNFRFAPGEMKYVLEDSGAKLALYEAATAPSMLEAARGTPVRLVYVGENAPAKALAFDEIGGERGSGASVVPSHRAPLAPDLSEGDLSLILYTSGTTGRPKGVPRTHKNHYAGALAHALQCGYTWGERTLGVMPLYHTMGIHSLTSMAAVNGGFVCQPDWSAAGALRLIARERLTALYLIPTLFYELVHAPELAQADVASVRKLAYAGAPMLVPLTEACAKAFRPDVFVNHYGSTEIYTFSIFPDVRVKPGCAGRAGLHAKLRVVAASAEHRVGPGEAVPPGTKGEIIASLESDEAFAGYWNRPDADARALRDGWYFTGDMGWVDADGDLWVAGRVDDMIISGGENIHPVEVEDALARHPRVRDVAVVGEPDEKWGERVVAFVVAREPGLTPEALDAYCRESGDLAAFKRPRRFVFVSEIPKTASGKILRRLLRDGRYTEVHP
- a CDS encoding enoyl-CoA hydratase/isomerase family protein yields the protein MSEFLRVERAGAVATIWIDRQPKMNTLTVAMRNEFPGIFRALEADDAIRVVVVRGAGGKAFSAGGDVSEFLTLAPADLELWGDTLTSAERCRKPVIAAIDGYTMGAGLELAVACDFRIATLRSEFAFPEVRLGMIPGSGGTQRALRLMGMTRGKLFMMTGRRISAAEAEAWGLITQAVPHEKLDETVGALAGDLAEKAPLALRTLKMVLNRGAEAPLETALELERKAYAWLRSTHDYAEGVTAFLEKRPPKYTGR
- a CDS encoding LLM class flavin-dependent oxidoreductase, producing MAHSFGLILANRAVVLGVVKARDLVDLTVEAERSGAFDAVWVGDSLLAKPRLESVTLLSALAGVTAKVRLAVGCMATFVHRHPVMLAHQWASLDAISGGRAWLVACLGGPSDANAAQAAEHAVMGVASAERPGRLEEGVEILRKLFGGKNVSHRGRFYAFEGVTLEPRPLQQPCPIWIASNPTGLTWKGGASASEPAVERAYRRVARYADGWMTNKLSPPEFRREFARIQAMASEEGRDPAKLGSALYHNVNINEDRQKALEESKAFLDTYYTAKFTPKFVEQWTVAGSPAQCIAELRAYFDAGVGHMALRLTSWDQRGQFKRFLGEVAPAFGGR
- a CDS encoding VOC family protein; this translates as MLKGIDHIVIAVPDLDVARKSYEALGFSVVPGGRHPVGTHNALIAFADGAYVELIAFYEKNPAHKWWTPLQKGGGLVDFCMQTDDLLGDTAAFRKAGVAIDDPSPLSRLRPDGYQLKWVLSIPRGDHRGIAPFLIQDETPRDERIPRETRHANGVTGIGSVAVAVDGVAPVAAWYVEVLRRPGQPVQRPELDGAGMRFTIGPHALDFVAPRGRVGPLTDWLAARGASPYAATLRAPKPGVLDPTKTLGARLTIVG
- a CDS encoding UbiD family decarboxylase is translated as MPYMDMREWIGRLEKEGELRRVTAEVDWDRELGAITRRVLEKKGPALLFESIKGYEKARCTKLFTSGLGSRGRLALALGFPKDTSNRELVQYVMKKNRETLPPRIVSGGPVKEVVVRGAEVDQTEFPVPKWHYLEGGRYIHTFSAIVTRDPETRAMNVGIYRGMIGKKNTTPFLLIKGGQHWGQHFLKWAARGEPMPVACVIGWDPIMPFLAGSPIPAGVCEWDVMGAYRGEPAELVRCETVDLEVPARAEIVLEGLISDDPATYEVEGPFGEFTGYVSDIPTPRPSMRISCITHRRDPIFRGSLEGTLPGSYSENSVMSSVQRAAIAWNILTAAGIPGVRDVFVPPITNGVNIVVQIAKAYQGQPKQIAAALWGNSAAQFRYKHVTVVEDDIDPSSYEQVDWAFAHRVNAGEEGIVVFPGIFGSPIDPSTPLEDRDVARLGTGLWNRVLIDATRSWKFERRPEWGGERFPPTVRPAAEDEARVRARWSELGLGDL
- a CDS encoding mandelate racemase/muconate lactonizing enzyme family protein; this encodes MKITGVEAIPLAIPLAPATPPSPWASGIGRQVLVRVTTDEGLTGWGECFAYGVPLAVCAVVEDALAPLVLGQDPTRIEHLVDTMHRALMIWGRRGLAMMAVSGVELALWDLTGKARGVPVYQLLGGLCTSHARVYASLLRYETPAKVRQGVSAALVLGFTAVKLHQTDVQSVAEAREVAGPDVELMLDTNCPWSVEEAIRIGGQLERHDLRWLEEPVWPPEDYDGLARVRAALRTPIACGENEATAFAFRAILDAGAADIVQPSVTKVGGILEMKKIATLAAAAGVTFVPHSFYFGPGLAATLHVVASTPGVPYVEFPPGQLAAPLLAEPIRCAGGAVTIPDRPGLGADPDPDTLQRYPYRREAARPFYLT
- a CDS encoding DinB family protein; its protein translation is MATKTVEDLRKRTDVSWASLSKQLQGMEPHVDRPEKPGEWTVREVLSHLLFDPGIDFGARLKSFTTGNLPVIEVTPGQTHLTPERQKMTLKQLADALDAQRRGVFTYLEGLSDADMGRKARIPLFKQFMGTDEIAIHVYVGAMYENHWGDHTGQLAKIRKAAGLPEAK
- a CDS encoding GNAT family N-acetyltransferase, whose translation is MEIIQAASAGDIERVKELFREYEKSLDVDLCFQGFEQELAGLPGAYTPPRGRLLLAIDGGRPAGCVALRPLGPDACEMKRLYLRPELRGRRVGRLLADRVIAEARAIGYARMRLDTLPAMTEAIAMYRALGFAEIAPYYANPVPGALFMELALR
- a CDS encoding MFS transporter, with the protein product MKTRPRAVLATASGTHFVHDGFSDILYVLLPVWAREFGLVYAQVGLIRTFYSGAMAAFQLPAGLLAERWGERRLLAAGTAVTACGFIAAGAWAGGFASLLLLLLVAGLGSGVQHPLSSSIVSKAYETGARRTALGTYNFAGDLGKVAVPAVVAFAATTIGWRAAAAGYGVVGLVAALAIFAILARLGTGGVDAAAAREAARAQSGWGIKDARGFQALAAVGMIDNATRTGLLTFLPFALIAKGLTVAGVGTALALVFAGGAVGKFVCGVVAERVGVIRTVVLTEGATALGIAAIVAAPLPVALAVLLPLGVALNGTSSVLYATVADLVTADRRSRAYGLYYTLTVGASASAPTVYGLLGDAVGVSATLLTVATLVLATIPLCLVLRASVAEPARA
- a CDS encoding cob(I)yrinic acid a,c-diamide adenosyltransferase, whose product is MTISITRVYTRTGDRGETGLVGGKRVPKDSPRIVAYGTIDELNAIVGIVRTFNEERLAEGAHHRWLDEALRKIQNELFDLGSELATPPEAEYEGMFKVGEAEVTALERLMDHCQKDLEPLKSFTLPGGGRINAFLHQARTVCRRAEREVLKLSRAEPINEWALRYVNRLSDAFFVLGRWVGKRMGEKEYLWERGLASHARPKRKRS